A portion of the Candidatus Neomarinimicrobiota bacterium genome contains these proteins:
- a CDS encoding glycosyltransferase family 9 protein has product MLKRYLLVRFSSIGDVVLTTSLIELLAGNQPRCEIHFITLDRNRPILEGNPHLTKIISLPADTAPKALRNFAAQLSNYDYDVCLDLHNSLRSKYLRWRMKDCRWNRFSKPRLSRFLLFYLTIDRFHQNYEVTREYANLIQNGSIEERVPPPRIYLSDEEHNRVDILLANEGVRDDFVVVVPSAAWKAKEWSPQAYGEMIALLKQKTGMPVVLLGTQDSAACDQVHEANHGTVNLKGRTGLREAFATLSRARLVVGGDTGLVHASEAVGTPVVMITGPTSWQTGAHVRHTSSGELAADVWCRPCSKDGSRSCYRSRQYCMTEISAEMVAKAAMQILAEA; this is encoded by the coding sequence ATGCTGAAGAGATATCTGCTTGTGAGGTTCAGTTCTATCGGCGACGTTGTTCTCACCACTTCGCTGATAGAACTCCTGGCCGGTAATCAGCCACGGTGTGAAATCCATTTTATCACCCTTGATCGGAATCGTCCAATACTGGAGGGAAACCCTCATCTGACTAAAATTATCAGCTTGCCAGCTGACACTGCGCCAAAGGCCTTGCGAAACTTTGCTGCTCAACTGTCCAATTATGACTACGATGTCTGCCTCGATCTGCACAATTCACTCAGATCGAAGTATCTCAGGTGGCGTATGAAGGATTGCCGCTGGAACCGTTTCAGCAAACCGAGGTTGAGCCGTTTTCTACTTTTCTATCTTACTATAGACCGCTTTCACCAGAATTACGAAGTGACCCGTGAATATGCGAATCTGATACAGAACGGCTCTATTGAAGAACGCGTTCCGCCGCCCAGAATTTATCTATCAGATGAGGAGCATAACAGGGTTGATATTTTACTGGCAAATGAGGGCGTCAGAGATGATTTTGTGGTGGTGGTCCCCAGTGCAGCATGGAAGGCAAAAGAGTGGTCGCCTCAAGCTTACGGTGAAATGATCGCTCTACTCAAACAAAAGACGGGGATGCCTGTGGTACTTCTGGGTACGCAAGACAGTGCGGCATGTGATCAGGTTCATGAAGCGAACCATGGTACTGTTAACCTGAAAGGTCGCACCGGCCTGCGGGAGGCATTCGCCACTCTTTCCAGAGCTCGACTGGTTGTTGGCGGTGATACTGGACTTGTCCACGCATCAGAGGCTGTGGGGACACCGGTTGTCATGATAACTGGCCCAACATCATGGCAGACTGGTGCTCACGTAAGACATACCAGTTCAGGTGAACTGGCAGCAGATGTCTGGTGTCGACCGTGTTCGAAAGACGGCAGTCGGTCTTGCTACCGGAGCCGACAGTACTGTATGACTGAGATCTCTGCTGAAATGGTAGCAAAGGCAGCAATGCAAATCCTGGCGGAAGCGTGA
- a CDS encoding polyprenyl synthetase family protein — MKQTKELRQIVEPIFEDMKLFQQEFEAALRSEVRLINIIGRYLMRHKGKGVRPILTILSARMSGGPSLHSYKAAAMVELLHMATLMHDDVVDEADKRRGFPTVNKIWKNKTSIVMGDFILSKVLTNLTGLKDFDALELISHTAERLSSGEMLQIERSFKNNMTEDVYYRMIRDKTASLISTCCELGVMTASKKQGHKVALGTYGENFGMAFQIKDDLFDILGSEHSTGKDANSDVTRNMVTLPIIHTLGSQLTTAERNHIRRTMSKGASRKNIKHLKEIVKEYGGFEYAMNKIEEFSDRAVAALAQFPDSPYKRSLIDLSLYNAQRTR; from the coding sequence ATGAAACAGACGAAAGAATTGCGGCAGATCGTTGAGCCGATCTTCGAAGACATGAAACTTTTCCAGCAGGAATTCGAGGCGGCGCTGCGATCGGAAGTACGGCTAATCAATATTATCGGCCGCTATCTCATGAGACATAAGGGAAAGGGAGTCCGCCCCATCTTGACCATCCTGTCGGCCCGAATGAGTGGAGGTCCGAGTCTCCACAGCTATAAGGCGGCGGCCATGGTCGAACTGCTGCACATGGCAACATTGATGCATGATGACGTGGTTGATGAAGCCGATAAGCGGCGTGGTTTTCCCACAGTAAATAAAATCTGGAAGAATAAGACGTCTATTGTCATGGGCGACTTTATTCTGAGCAAGGTTCTCACGAATCTGACCGGCCTCAAAGATTTTGACGCGCTGGAGCTGATATCACACACAGCCGAAAGACTCAGTTCCGGGGAGATGCTTCAGATTGAGCGAAGTTTTAAAAACAATATGACCGAGGACGTCTATTACAGGATGATCAGGGACAAGACAGCTTCCCTTATCTCTACCTGTTGTGAACTCGGCGTCATGACCGCATCCAAGAAACAAGGTCACAAAGTTGCACTTGGCACATATGGCGAAAACTTCGGCATGGCATTCCAGATCAAGGATGATCTGTTCGATATACTTGGTTCGGAGCATTCGACCGGTAAAGACGCCAATTCAGACGTCACCAGGAATATGGTAACGCTCCCCATCATCCATACGCTCGGTTCCCAGCTTACGACGGCTGAGCGAAACCATATCCGCAGAACCATGTCCAAAGGTGCTTCCAGGAAGAATATCAAACATTTAAAAGAGATCGTGAAAGAATACGGGGGATTTGAATACGCCATGAATAAAATTGAAGAATTCTCTGATAGAGCTGTTGCAGCTCTGGCTCAATTCCCTGACAGTCCCTACAAAAGATCGCTCATCGATCTCTCGCTCTACAACGCACAGCGCACTCGCTAG
- the tatC gene encoding twin-arginine translocase subunit TatC: MTTEKEMGFLEHLEELRWRIIKSLLGIVVGAIVVFAFMDQVFQILLDPVLSLDEPPKLQVLKIHGMFLLKWGIALVGGLVVALPLVSYQIWKFVAPGLLENERRYSFPVILFSFIAFVCGVMFAYFIIIPISLNFFASMGYVDVANNFSINYYFSYILWVLVAAGLLFELPVLVMILSAIGLVTPAFMRHYRRHAIVTILLLSAFFTPPDPVSLLMMSLPLIVLYELSIGISGIFTKPI, encoded by the coding sequence ATGACCACAGAAAAGGAAATGGGATTTCTGGAGCATCTCGAGGAGTTGAGATGGCGAATTATCAAGTCTCTACTTGGGATCGTAGTGGGAGCGATTGTGGTGTTTGCATTCATGGACCAGGTGTTTCAGATTCTGCTTGATCCTGTCCTCTCCCTGGATGAGCCTCCTAAACTTCAGGTGCTGAAGATTCACGGTATGTTCCTGCTTAAGTGGGGCATTGCATTAGTAGGGGGATTGGTTGTGGCGCTGCCTTTGGTTTCCTATCAGATCTGGAAGTTTGTGGCACCGGGACTGCTGGAAAACGAGCGCAGGTACTCTTTCCCAGTGATCCTGTTTTCGTTTATTGCTTTCGTTTGTGGTGTCATGTTTGCCTATTTTATTATCATCCCCATATCGCTGAATTTCTTCGCCTCAATGGGCTATGTGGATGTGGCAAACAACTTCTCCATAAACTATTACTTTAGTTATATTCTATGGGTGCTCGTGGCAGCGGGACTTCTCTTTGAACTTCCGGTCTTGGTTATGATCCTTTCCGCTATCGGACTTGTAACTCCCGCGTTTATGCGGCACTATCGCCGTCACGCCATCGTGACCATACTCCTTCTATCCGCGTTTTTTACGCCGCCTGATCCCGTCAGCCTGCTCATGATGTCTCTTCCGTTGATAGTTCTCTATGAACTGAGTATCGGTATATCAGGGATTTTTACTAAACCGATCTGA
- the meaB gene encoding methylmalonyl Co-A mutase-associated GTPase MeaB has product MTSDLLHSLRENDTRVISNLISAVENGDNSISATLNDLFPHSRDSVRIGITGPPGAGKSTLIDKLIAEIRAEDRTVGVVSVDPTSPFTGGALLGDRVRMNRHSLDPAVYVRSMGSRGQMGGLARMTHQVADVIACTGKDFILLETVGVGQAETEIVQNVDIVIVVFMPESGDAIQVMKAGPVEVGDIFVINKADLEGADRIQHLLQDYMNDFSGEREFMPQIILTEATAGEGIEELWEQCRLLMAELQQSGTIGKRRNDQYLTRVRNAVRDELAGRFWNSDRELTLIKQIDGLRERQMSPYEAARRLVDELE; this is encoded by the coding sequence ATGACCTCCGACCTCCTACATAGTCTAAGGGAAAACGACACACGTGTTATTTCCAACTTGATCTCAGCCGTTGAGAACGGCGATAACAGCATCAGTGCGACCCTGAACGATCTTTTTCCTCATTCCCGGGATTCGGTTAGAATCGGAATTACCGGTCCGCCCGGGGCTGGCAAGAGTACACTCATCGATAAACTGATTGCTGAAATCCGGGCTGAAGACCGGACGGTCGGCGTTGTCTCAGTCGATCCTACCAGCCCTTTTACCGGCGGCGCCCTGCTGGGAGACCGCGTCCGCATGAACCGGCATTCTCTCGATCCCGCCGTCTATGTGAGAAGTATGGGTAGCCGCGGTCAGATGGGAGGGCTCGCTCGCATGACTCACCAGGTGGCAGATGTTATTGCGTGCACAGGCAAGGACTTTATCCTGCTGGAAACCGTCGGCGTAGGACAGGCGGAGACAGAAATCGTCCAGAATGTGGACATCGTCATTGTCGTTTTCATGCCTGAGTCAGGAGATGCTATCCAGGTTATGAAGGCGGGACCGGTGGAAGTGGGTGATATTTTCGTTATTAATAAGGCCGATCTTGAAGGTGCGGACAGGATCCAGCACCTGCTTCAGGATTACATGAATGATTTTTCCGGTGAACGTGAATTTATGCCTCAAATTATACTGACCGAAGCGACCGCAGGGGAGGGTATAGAAGAGTTATGGGAGCAATGCCGCCTATTGATGGCCGAACTTCAGCAGTCCGGGACCATCGGCAAGCGGCGCAATGATCAGTATCTGACACGGGTGAGAAATGCTGTTCGCGATGAATTAGCTGGGCGATTCTGGAACAGCGATCGCGAATTGACACTGATAAAGCAAATTGACGGTTTGCGCGAAAGACAAATGTCCCCGTATGAAGCCGCCCGCCGGCTTGTCGATGAACTGGAGTAG
- a CDS encoding Crp/Fnr family transcriptional regulator, translating into MSDIELLASVPIFSDLTSLELDELHSRMSRQKYKKNNMILMEDEFGDTFFIISKGTVKITRVSEEGREVILAMLGEGDFFGEMSLLDGETRSANAIAFDNAEVLILKRHDFIDLLQKYPKIAISLLSELAGRIRKSDQQIESLSLSDAEHRIGMTVLRLAEELGTIRHGVVEITKMPYQQDLANMAGTSRETVSRMLKLLEEKGMIKRKAHTLSIQDYTLFKRTFS; encoded by the coding sequence ATGAGTGACATCGAACTTCTTGCATCTGTCCCCATCTTTTCGGATCTAACCTCTTTAGAACTGGACGAGTTGCACTCCCGTATGTCCAGACAGAAGTACAAAAAGAATAACATGATCCTCATGGAGGATGAGTTCGGCGATACATTCTTCATCATCAGTAAGGGGACCGTAAAAATCACCCGTGTAAGTGAAGAGGGACGTGAAGTTATCCTGGCCATGCTTGGTGAGGGAGATTTTTTCGGTGAAATGTCTCTGCTCGATGGAGAGACAAGATCGGCTAACGCCATTGCGTTTGATAATGCGGAAGTTCTGATTCTAAAGCGTCACGATTTTATTGACCTGCTGCAGAAATATCCCAAGATAGCCATCTCACTCCTGTCAGAGTTGGCCGGCAGGATCCGCAAGAGCGATCAGCAGATTGAGAGCCTCTCTCTGAGCGATGCTGAACATCGAATCGGGATGACCGTACTGAGGCTCGCCGAAGAGCTGGGTACGATTCGTCATGGGGTGGTTGAGATTACCAAAATGCCTTATCAGCAGGATCTTGCCAACATGGCTGGGACATCTCGCGAGACCGTCTCGAGAATGCTCAAACTGTTGGAAGAAAAGGGGATGATCAAACGAAAGGCGCACACTCTTTCCATACAGGACTATACCCTCTTCAAGCGGACATTCAGCTAA
- a CDS encoding 4Fe-4S binding protein: MTDKINKLFRLTWFPLAFQLFTLVVFIMLIIGGLQANTGDIEFAKELRNTNLSNLIVWSYWWPLIVLSAIFLGRVWCTVCPMELVTSLAAKVGYKRRPPDLL; encoded by the coding sequence ATGACAGATAAGATCAACAAACTGTTCCGTTTGACCTGGTTTCCCCTGGCGTTTCAACTGTTTACCCTTGTGGTATTCATCATGCTGATAATCGGTGGTTTACAGGCCAATACCGGTGACATAGAGTTTGCCAAGGAACTGCGCAATACCAACCTGTCAAACTTAATCGTCTGGTCCTACTGGTGGCCGCTCATTGTTCTTTCCGCGATATTCCTCGGGCGCGTCTGGTGTACTGTCTGTCCTATGGAGCTGGTCACTTCGCTTGCCGCCAAGGTAGGATATAAGCGTAGACCGCCAGACCTACTGTAA
- the rpsT gene encoding 30S ribosomal protein S20 — protein MAERSQSVIKRQRQLARRTERTQRLKSKMRTAVKKVMNASKKDEAEPLYREAVSIIDSLVSKKALKKNTAARRKSSITRHFNSLA, from the coding sequence ATGGCAGAAAGATCGCAATCGGTAATTAAACGTCAACGGCAACTAGCTCGCCGGACAGAGAGAACTCAACGTTTGAAGTCTAAGATGAGGACGGCGGTTAAGAAGGTGATGAATGCCAGCAAGAAAGATGAGGCTGAACCGCTCTACCGAGAGGCAGTATCTATTATCGACAGTCTTGTGTCGAAGAAGGCCTTAAAGAAAAACACTGCTGCGCGGCGGAAATCCTCCATCACGCGGCACTTCAATTCCCTCGCCTGA
- the guaB gene encoding IMP dehydrogenase, whose translation MVKSENFRNALTFDDVLLVPRHSRVLPRDVDVSTRLTKDISLKIPIISAAMDTVTENGMAVALAREGGLGVIHKNMSVERQAKEVIRVKRAESGVIIDPVTFSPDKTVRDAIAVMKRHNISGLPIVDDKGALLGIITGRDIRFESNLDRLITECMTKENLVTAPKGTTLNEARQILQEHRIEKLLIVEEGNLLAGMVTVKDILMKEKHPNASLDTHYRLMVAAAVGATDDLLQRVSALVDSGVDVLVLDSAHGHAQGVLDGISSVKKDFSHLPLIAGNVATAEGTRALIDHGADAVKVGQGAGASCTTRIIAGIGVPQLTAVLDCVEEASKSDIPVISDGGIRFSGDLAKAMAAGADCVMLGSILAGLDESPGEIILHEGRQYKAFRGMGSLGPMKEGSADRYFQEGEENIKLVPEGVEGLVPYRGNLRSTVYQMIGGLRASMGYCGAKDTKAMQKETDFVRISSAGYSESHPHDVKIVKEAPNYQAKDRS comes from the coding sequence ATGGTAAAGAGTGAAAACTTCAGGAATGCATTGACATTTGATGACGTTTTACTTGTGCCGCGACACTCAAGAGTGTTGCCGCGGGACGTGGATGTTTCCACCCGGCTGACAAAGGACATTTCGCTTAAGATTCCTATTATCAGTGCAGCTATGGATACGGTGACGGAGAATGGTATGGCCGTCGCCCTTGCACGTGAAGGTGGACTGGGCGTCATTCATAAGAACATGTCCGTTGAGAGGCAGGCCAAAGAGGTGATACGTGTAAAGCGGGCTGAGAGCGGCGTGATTATCGATCCCGTCACCTTCTCGCCGGATAAGACAGTGCGGGACGCAATTGCTGTCATGAAGCGTCACAACATTTCCGGTCTGCCCATCGTTGATGATAAAGGTGCACTACTCGGTATTATTACCGGGAGGGATATTCGTTTTGAGTCTAATCTCGACCGCCTTATAACCGAATGTATGACAAAGGAAAATCTTGTGACAGCACCCAAGGGGACGACCCTCAACGAGGCGCGTCAGATTTTGCAGGAACACCGCATCGAGAAACTTCTAATCGTAGAGGAAGGGAATCTTCTGGCAGGTATGGTAACGGTGAAGGACATCCTCATGAAGGAAAAGCACCCCAATGCTTCTCTCGATACCCATTATCGGCTCATGGTGGCGGCGGCTGTGGGTGCTACCGATGATCTTCTCCAGAGAGTGAGTGCCCTTGTGGATTCGGGTGTAGACGTCCTCGTTCTCGATTCAGCGCACGGTCACGCCCAAGGTGTGCTTGATGGTATATCTTCTGTGAAAAAGGATTTCTCCCATCTGCCGTTGATTGCCGGTAATGTGGCCACTGCTGAAGGTACACGCGCTCTTATTGATCACGGTGCCGATGCGGTAAAGGTGGGTCAGGGTGCTGGTGCAAGCTGTACTACGCGGATTATTGCCGGCATCGGAGTCCCCCAGCTTACCGCCGTACTCGATTGTGTAGAGGAAGCTTCCAAGAGTGATATCCCCGTCATATCTGACGGCGGCATCCGTTTTTCGGGTGACCTCGCCAAGGCTATGGCCGCCGGCGCTGATTGTGTCATGCTGGGGAGTATACTTGCCGGTCTCGATGAAAGTCCCGGGGAGATAATTCTCCACGAAGGTCGCCAGTACAAGGCGTTCAGAGGAATGGGATCGCTGGGACCTATGAAGGAGGGCAGCGCCGATCGCTATTTTCAAGAAGGCGAGGAAAATATCAAGCTAGTTCCCGAAGGTGTGGAGGGGCTGGTTCCTTACCGCGGAAACCTGCGCAGTACCGTTTACCAGATGATCGGAGGACTGAGAGCGAGCATGGGCTACTGCGGGGCGAAGGACACCAAAGCTATGCAGAAAGAGACAGATTTTGTCCGCATCAGTTCAGCAGGTTACAGCGAAAGTCATCCCCACGACGTCAAAATCGTAAAGGAAGCACCCAACTACCAGGCAAAAGATCGTTCGTAG
- the hutH gene encoding histidine ammonia-lyase, producing the protein MIIINGQTFTIDDFALLFSRPQKVRVSSDIRKKVEQSHNLLGQHLDAGEAIYGVNTGFGALSEHRIEESELKQLQLNLIRSHCAGTGRPIDVGVTRAIILLKLINFSHGYSGVRWRVVQQLCDFFNHDIMPVIPSQGSVGASGDLVPLSHLSLALIGEGEVHFNDRVIPTMLALRETGIEPLELGPKEGLGLVNGTQVSTAFAVLGLHRMEKILKTADIIGAMTVEATLSSRKVFNPKIHNLKKHPGQRKSAGNIWRILTRSQIVGSHKECGIVQDPYSLRCMPHVHGASRELFASMKKIVENEINSVSDNPLVLSARDGIVYSGHFHGEVIGQAVDSLAIAAVELGGISERRIFRMMEGVEGKVPKFLAHNPGLESGFMMAQVSAAALASENKTQAFPASVDSIPTESNQEDFVAMSPWAGRKLLRILKNVTHILGIELMVAVQMLDLHKPLKPATVTALVKALVRRHIKFARGDRVLSHDMEKAAELVAGGRLIAVVESKIRLE; encoded by the coding sequence ATGATAATAATTAACGGTCAAACATTCACTATAGACGATTTTGCGCTGCTCTTTTCCCGGCCACAGAAGGTTCGTGTATCCTCTGACATCAGAAAAAAGGTCGAGCAAAGTCACAATCTACTTGGTCAGCATCTTGATGCCGGTGAAGCTATCTACGGTGTCAATACAGGCTTTGGGGCTCTGAGCGAGCACCGCATCGAAGAATCTGAACTGAAACAGCTGCAGTTGAATTTGATTCGCAGCCACTGTGCCGGGACGGGCCGCCCCATCGATGTGGGAGTGACAAGGGCTATTATACTCCTTAAACTGATCAATTTCAGCCACGGCTACAGCGGTGTGCGATGGCGCGTCGTGCAACAGTTATGCGATTTCTTCAATCACGATATCATGCCTGTTATTCCGTCGCAAGGATCGGTGGGTGCCAGCGGTGACCTTGTGCCTCTTTCACATTTAAGCTTAGCCCTTATCGGGGAAGGAGAAGTTCATTTCAACGACCGCGTGATTCCCACCATGCTGGCGCTGCGTGAAACAGGAATTGAACCGCTTGAACTGGGACCGAAAGAAGGTCTCGGGCTGGTGAACGGCACTCAGGTTTCCACGGCTTTTGCTGTTCTTGGACTCCATCGGATGGAGAAGATCCTCAAGACAGCCGACATTATCGGCGCCATGACGGTGGAGGCGACACTGTCGTCACGAAAGGTTTTCAACCCGAAGATTCATAATTTAAAGAAACATCCCGGGCAGCGTAAGAGCGCGGGCAACATCTGGCGTATCCTTACCCGAAGCCAGATTGTCGGATCGCACAAGGAGTGTGGCATAGTTCAGGATCCTTACAGTCTGCGGTGTATGCCGCACGTTCACGGCGCCAGCCGCGAACTGTTTGCATCGATGAAGAAGATCGTTGAAAATGAGATCAACAGTGTCAGTGATAATCCACTTGTATTGTCCGCGAGGGACGGCATCGTTTATTCCGGGCATTTCCACGGTGAAGTGATTGGGCAGGCGGTGGATTCACTCGCCATTGCGGCGGTAGAACTGGGTGGCATCTCTGAGAGGCGCATTTTTCGTATGATGGAAGGAGTTGAGGGAAAGGTACCTAAATTTCTTGCCCATAATCCCGGTCTCGAATCTGGATTCATGATGGCGCAGGTCTCCGCCGCCGCTCTCGCCTCTGAGAACAAGACACAGGCATTTCCAGCGTCCGTGGACTCAATCCCAACCGAAAGTAATCAGGAAGATTTTGTGGCCATGTCGCCGTGGGCCGGAAGAAAATTGTTGCGCATCTTGAAAAATGTTACCCATATTCTAGGCATAGAGCTTATGGTAGCCGTTCAGATGCTGGATCTGCATAAGCCGCTTAAACCGGCTACCGTGACGGCTCTTGTGAAAGCGTTGGTAAGGCGGCACATCAAGTTTGCCCGGGGCGACAGGGTTCTTTCGCACGATATGGAGAAGGCAGCGGAATTGGTAGCCGGCGGCAGATTGATAGCCGTGGTTGAGTCAAAGATTAGGCTGGAGTAA
- a CDS encoding helicase C-terminal domain-containing protein, protein MEFSKLLSRLDLQTFVAFDFETTGLDPESDRITEVAAIRFVNGERDDAYETLVNPQIPIPREITNITGISDEMVAGAPTENEVSGKVIDFIADSPIVAHNISFDIQFLTRLFQIVLPGSEVLNVQYDTLPLARAFLFFLPNHRLGTVAEYFNYSRGGEHRAGADTEKVGKIFLDLIGEACSYDLSVIQKVLAAIKHHEVPNKELYVNLANILIQENLLSKGILPSSIEKKASSNVFVYEGQADSVAETAKEVFGKEGRLEKTLRREDNVSFEYEERPDQIAYSEFIAHIFAEGTTALAEAGTGLGKSLAYLYPSLKFALEREYEPAVISCYTKHLQDQLFYQEVPKLAQSLDVSFAAVVLKGRQNYLCKTRLDWLIEDADKLLAPFEAEALIPALIWLNWTKTGDFDECPGFLNRSTMRIKSLIQSDPGFCTRTICKKHDGCFVGPLREKAQKSDLIVVNHSLLLSELSENRVLPQLTRVVVDEAHNLVKVAYDHFQRSLSRRIIADRLSSVNPASIRSKRLKGQINALTQVNPEVGTAFGHLQDASEKVLSASSELFTRLAEEHATSYRQDVRYSQKQRYTDFNDQFALVSKETTLLAESLRETVQKADVLFELLSAMSEEKIEAETVTAVERVVDSVNELTVLLDAVALRKQEDWVYWEEGSFKNDDLMISLNGVPVDIGNDLTESMFRMLDSVVATSATLTIGGDFHYFLSRLGLVNIEGRTVETRTFSSPFFYNEQCKYYQWGGESDQRSADFPQVLSDVIEHVIAKWGKRTMVLFTARKALEECYDALELRGYLNDHDVFAQLSSASRGSMLKGLRESEGGLLLGTSSFWEGVDLPRDLLEVLIVTKLPFDVPSDPLIESYNDIIEQRGMNAFIEHSVPAAAIRLRQGFGRLIRSSYDEGVFINMDNRVVKKRYGQYFQSAIPVEMQIFTSPEEL, encoded by the coding sequence ATGGAATTCAGCAAGCTACTCAGTCGCCTCGATCTTCAGACCTTTGTAGCATTCGATTTTGAAACTACCGGCCTCGATCCGGAAAGCGACAGGATTACCGAAGTTGCGGCTATCCGTTTCGTAAACGGTGAACGGGACGACGCTTACGAGACCCTCGTCAATCCGCAGATTCCGATTCCTCGTGAAATCACCAATATCACGGGCATCAGTGATGAGATGGTTGCTGGTGCACCAACGGAAAATGAGGTGTCGGGCAAGGTCATCGATTTCATCGCCGATAGTCCTATTGTTGCCCATAACATCAGTTTTGATATACAGTTCCTGACACGACTTTTCCAAATTGTTCTTCCGGGGAGCGAAGTGCTTAACGTGCAATATGATACCCTGCCCCTGGCGCGCGCTTTCCTCTTCTTCCTGCCGAACCACAGGCTTGGTACGGTAGCCGAATACTTCAACTATTCACGTGGAGGTGAGCACCGGGCCGGCGCCGATACGGAAAAAGTAGGCAAAATCTTCCTCGACCTCATCGGCGAAGCGTGTTCGTACGACCTTTCAGTGATCCAGAAAGTTCTCGCCGCCATTAAACATCATGAAGTCCCCAATAAGGAACTCTATGTGAATCTGGCAAATATCCTGATACAGGAGAATCTGCTCAGTAAAGGGATCCTACCTTCGTCCATCGAGAAGAAAGCGTCTTCAAACGTTTTCGTTTATGAAGGCCAGGCAGATAGTGTGGCGGAGACGGCGAAGGAAGTCTTCGGCAAAGAGGGAAGGCTGGAAAAGACTCTACGGCGGGAAGATAACGTTTCGTTTGAATACGAGGAACGGCCGGATCAGATAGCTTATTCAGAATTCATTGCGCACATCTTTGCCGAAGGCACCACCGCACTGGCTGAGGCCGGAACCGGTCTGGGTAAGTCGCTGGCTTATCTTTACCCTTCGCTCAAATTCGCTCTGGAACGAGAGTATGAACCGGCTGTGATTTCGTGCTACACGAAGCATCTTCAGGATCAGCTTTTTTATCAGGAAGTCCCCAAACTGGCCCAATCGCTGGATGTCAGCTTTGCGGCTGTCGTTTTGAAAGGACGTCAGAATTATCTCTGTAAGACCCGTTTGGACTGGCTCATCGAAGATGCAGATAAGCTCCTGGCACCGTTCGAAGCCGAGGCGCTCATCCCCGCCCTCATCTGGCTGAATTGGACCAAGACAGGCGATTTTGATGAATGTCCCGGTTTTCTCAACCGGTCCACCATGAGGATCAAGTCGCTGATCCAGAGTGATCCGGGATTCTGTACCCGTACAATCTGTAAAAAACACGATGGATGCTTCGTCGGTCCCTTGCGCGAGAAAGCTCAAAAGAGTGATCTCATTGTAGTCAATCACTCGCTCCTGTTATCTGAACTGTCCGAAAACCGGGTCCTGCCACAACTGACGCGGGTGGTGGTAGATGAGGCACACAACCTGGTGAAGGTAGCTTACGATCACTTTCAACGCTCACTCTCCCGTCGAATTATCGCCGACAGGCTCAGTTCCGTTAATCCCGCTTCAATCAGATCAAAACGGCTGAAAGGTCAGATAAATGCTCTGACGCAAGTGAATCCCGAGGTCGGCACGGCGTTTGGTCATCTTCAGGATGCGTCAGAGAAAGTACTATCCGCCAGCAGTGAACTGTTTACCCGTCTGGCGGAAGAGCACGCAACCTCATATCGGCAGGATGTTCGCTATTCCCAGAAGCAGCGCTACACCGATTTTAATGATCAATTCGCTTTGGTATCAAAAGAGACGACGCTGCTGGCTGAGAGTCTGAGGGAAACTGTCCAGAAAGCCGACGTGCTGTTTGAGTTGCTGAGCGCAATGTCGGAGGAGAAAATCGAGGCTGAAACCGTGACCGCTGTAGAACGGGTGGTTGACTCAGTGAACGAACTGACTGTTTTACTTGATGCCGTTGCCCTCAGGAAACAGGAAGATTGGGTGTACTGGGAGGAAGGCAGCTTTAAGAATGACGATCTTATGATTTCACTAAATGGTGTTCCTGTTGATATAGGGAATGATCTTACTGAATCTATGTTTCGGATGCTTGATTCCGTAGTTGCCACTTCTGCAACTTTGACCATTGGCGGAGATTTCCACTATTTTCTTTCCCGTCTCGGACTGGTTAACATTGAAGGGAGAACTGTAGAAACTCGCACCTTTTCCAGTCCCTTCTTTTACAATGAACAGTGCAAGTACTACCAGTGGGGCGGTGAGTCTGATCAGCGATCGGCCGATTTTCCGCAGGTGTTGAGCGATGTTATCGAACACGTCATAGCCAAATGGGGCAAAAGGACAATGGTCCTTTTTACGGCGAGGAAAGCTTTGGAAGAATGCTATGATGCACTGGAATTGAGGGGCTACCTAAACGACCACGATGTCTTCGCCCAACTCTCTTCAGCTTCCAGAGGTTCGATGCTCAAGGGGCTTAGGGAGTCTGAAGGAGGACTGCTTCTGGGAACCAGCTCCTTCTGGGAAGGGGTAGACTTGCCACGTGATCTGCTGGAGGTCCTTATTGTAACCAAACTTCCTTTCGATGTCCCCTCTGATCCGCTGATTGAATCCTACAATGACATAATCGAACAGCGGGGAATGAATGCATTTATTGAGCACTCAGTTCCAGCCGCCGCCATCAGGCTGCGGCAGGGATTCGGCAGACTTATCAGGAGTAGTTATGATGAGGGAGTGTTCATCAACATGGACAACAGGGTGGTGAAGAAAAGGTATGGTCAGTACTTTCAGTCAGCCATACCGGTGGAGATGCAGATATTCACCTCGCCTGAGGAACTTTGA